A window of Microbispora hainanensis genomic DNA:
AAATCTTTCCTCCGATCCGGAGTCCCGGGGTCACGCCCGGGTAGGGGGACGCGCGTGCGCAGCCACCTCGTGATCGGGGACCTTCACGTGTCGGCGTACCGCGTGCCGACCGACCGTCCGGAGGCCGACGGCACGCTGAGCTGGGACGCGACCACGATGGTGGTGGTCCGCGCGGACGCGGGCGAGGCGGCCGGGCTCGGCTGGACCTACGCGCCCGCCGCCGCCGCGCGGGTCGTCACCGACCTGCTCGCGCCGGTCGTGCGCGGCGGCGACCCCATGGACGTGCCGGGCCTGTGGACCGCGATGGTCCGCCGGGTGCGAAACGCGGGCCGTACGGGCGTCGCCGGGTATGCGGTCTCCGCGGTCGACGTCGCGATCTGGGACCTCAAGGCCCGGCTGCTCGGCGTGCCGCTCGCCCGCCTGTTCGGTCTGGCCGGGCCGTCCGTGCCCGTCTACGGCTCGGGCGGGTTCACCACCTACGACGACGACGTCACGACGGCGCAGCTCGCGCACTGGGTGCACGAGCAGGGCATCCCCCGCGTCAAGATCAAGATCGGGGAGTCCGCGGGCGCCATGCCCGCCCGCGACCTGCACCGTGTCGCGCTCGCCCGCCGTGTCATCGGGGACGCCGCCGAGCTGTACGTGGACGCCAACGGCGGCTACGGCGCGAAACAGGCCGTACGGCTGGAACGCCGGATGCGCGACCACGACGTGCGGTGGTTCGAGGAGCCGGTGTCCTCCGACGACCTGGCCGGGCTGCGCCTGGTGCGCGAGCGGTCCGACGCCGACGTCGCGGCGGGCGAGTACGGCGGCGACCTCGTCTACTTCACCCGCATGTGCGCGGCGGGCGCGGTCGACTGCCTGCAGATCGACGCGACCCGCTGCGGCGGCTACACCGGCTGGTCCGGCGCGGCGGCGATCGCCGCCGGGCACGGCCTGGAGGTGTCGGCGCACTGCGCGCCCAACCTGCACGCGCCGGTCGCCGCGGCGACCCCCAACCTGCGCCACATGGAGTGGTTCCACGACCACGTGCGCATCGAGGGCGACCTGTTCGACGGCGCGGCCGACCCCACCGGCGGTGCCGTACGCCCGCCGGACGCGCCGGGCCACGGCCTGACGCTGCGCGCCGGCGCGGCCGAGCGGTATCGCGTGGTCTGACGTCATGTAGACAGTGTCTACATCCAGGGTGTAGACACTGTCTACATGGATGGAGAGATCGGCCCGCGCGACCACCTGATCGCGGTCGCGCGAAGGATGGTCGACGAGGGCGACCCCGGCACCGTCACCCTGCGCGCCATCGCACGGGCGGCGGGGGTGTCGCACGGCGCGCCGCTCCGGCACTTCTCCGGGCGGGCGTCCCTGCTGTCGGCGGTGGCGGCCCTGGGGTTCGGCGACCTGGCGGCACGCGGGGAGCGGGCCCTCGGCGCCCTCCCCGCGGAGGCCGGCGCCGTCGAGCGGCTCCGGGCGGCCGCGAGCGCGTACGTGGGGTTCGCGCTCGAACAGCCCGGCATGTTCGCCCTGATGTTCCGGCACGACCTGGTCGATCCGCAGGAGCCGGAGCTGGCCGGGGCGAGCCTGACGGTGTTCGACACCCTGGCCGCGCTGGTGGGCGCCTGCCAGGCGGAGGGGTGGAACCCGGCGGCGGACATCCGGCAGGTCACCGGCGCGCTGTGGGCGGCCCTGCACGGGCTCGCGCAGCTGTGGATCTGGAGCGCGCTGCCGACCGCCACCGGGGCGCGGTCGTCCGACGAGGTCCTGGAGGTCCTGCTCGGCATGCTGGGCCTGCCGGAGAGCCGGGGGCGCCGATGACCGGCCGGCCCGTCGTCGTCTTCGACCTCGACGACACCCTCGTACGCGGCGACTCCTTCGGGCGTTTCCTGCGCATGCTGCTGCTGCGCCGCCCGCTGCGGGCGGCGGCGGCCCTGACCGCGGCGGTGGTGCTGGTGCCGCTGTTCTTCCTGCCGCCCACCAGGCGGCGGGCGACGGCGGGATTCGTCTGGCTCGCCACGGCCGGGGTGCCGCCGGAGCGGTTCCGCGCCCTGGCGGAGGAGTTCGCCGTCGCGCACACCGCCGAGCCCCGCCGGATCGCCGTGGCGCTGGACCGGCTCCGGGCGCACCTGGACGCCGGCGACCGGGTCGTCGTCGCCACCGCCTGCGCCGACCCGCTCGCCACCGCCGTCTGCCGGAGCCTGGGCCTGGACGGAGTGGAGGTGATCGCCGCGCAGTTGCGCCGCGGCCGCCACGCCTTCACGCCGGTGCGCGGCTGCTACGGCGCGGCCAAGCCCGGCCGCCTGCGGGAGATCGGCGTCACGATGCCGCTGGCCCACGCCTACACCGACAGCGCCGTCGACCTGCCGCTGCTGCGGGCCGCCGCGCAGCGGTGCCTGGTCGACCCCAGCCCGCGCACCCTTCAGCGGGTGCGGGCCGAGCTGGGCGACGAGGTCACCGTCCTGTGGTCCCTGGATCGGGCGGATCGTCGAGCAGACCGGCGTCGTGGACGAGCAGCGCGATCTGGACACGGTTGTTGAGGCCGAGCGTGGCCAGGACGCTCGACACGTGCGTCTTGACGGTGGGGACGCTGAGGTGCAGCAGGGCGCCGATCTCGGCGTTCGGCCTGCCCTGGCCGACCGCCACCGCGACCTCCCGCTCCCGGTCGTTGAGCAGTGCCAGGCGCTCCCGCGCGCGGGCCCGGCGCCGGTCCTGGCCGTCCTCGGCGACTCGGGCGATGAGCCGCCGGGTCACCGCCGGGGACAGGACCGGATGACCGGCGGCCACCCGGCGGATGGCGTCCACGATCTCGCCCGGCGGGGTGTCCTTGAGCAGGAACCCGGCGGCCCCCGCGCGCAGGGCGCGCAGCACGTGCTCGTCGGCGTCGAAGGTGGTCAGCACGATCACCTCGGGCGCGCCGTCGCGGGCGCGCAGCGCCTCGGTGGCGGCCAGGCCGTCCATCACCGGCATCCGGATGTCCATCAGCACCACGTCGGGGCGGTGCCGGCCGGCCAGCGGCAGCACCTCGGCCCCGTCCCCGGCCTGGGCGAGGACGCGGATGTCGGGTGCGCCGCCGAGCATCATCTCCAGCCCGGCCCGGACGAGGGGGTCGTC
This region includes:
- a CDS encoding TetR/AcrR family transcriptional regulator, with the translated sequence MDGEIGPRDHLIAVARRMVDEGDPGTVTLRAIARAAGVSHGAPLRHFSGRASLLSAVAALGFGDLAARGERALGALPAEAGAVERLRAAASAYVGFALEQPGMFALMFRHDLVDPQEPELAGASLTVFDTLAALVGACQAEGWNPAADIRQVTGALWAALHGLAQLWIWSALPTATGARSSDEVLEVLLGMLGLPESRGRR
- a CDS encoding haloacid dehalogenase-like hydrolase; amino-acid sequence: MTGRPVVVFDLDDTLVRGDSFGRFLRMLLLRRPLRAAAALTAAVVLVPLFFLPPTRRRATAGFVWLATAGVPPERFRALAEEFAVAHTAEPRRIAVALDRLRAHLDAGDRVVVATACADPLATAVCRSLGLDGVEVIAAQLRRGRHAFTPVRGCYGAAKPGRLREIGVTMPLAHAYTDSAVDLPLLRAAAQRCLVDPSPRTLQRVRAELGDEVTVLWSLDRADRRADRRRGRAARSGHGC
- a CDS encoding response regulator transcription factor, whose amino-acid sequence is MTLPPHAVPPHAVPPHAVPPHAVPESAPIGVLIADDDPLVRAGLEMMLGGAPDIRVLAQAGDGAEVLPLAGRHRPDVVLMDIRMPVMDGLAATEALRARDGAPEVIVLTTFDADEHVLRALRAGAAGFLLKDTPPGEIVDAIRRVAAGHPVLSPAVTRRLIARVAEDGQDRRRARARERLALLNDREREVAVAVGQGRPNAEIGALLHLSVPTVKTHVSSVLATLGLNNRVQIALLVHDAGLLDDPPDPGTTGR
- a CDS encoding enolase C-terminal domain-like protein; translated protein: MRSHLVIGDLHVSAYRVPTDRPEADGTLSWDATTMVVVRADAGEAAGLGWTYAPAAAARVVTDLLAPVVRGGDPMDVPGLWTAMVRRVRNAGRTGVAGYAVSAVDVAIWDLKARLLGVPLARLFGLAGPSVPVYGSGGFTTYDDDVTTAQLAHWVHEQGIPRVKIKIGESAGAMPARDLHRVALARRVIGDAAELYVDANGGYGAKQAVRLERRMRDHDVRWFEEPVSSDDLAGLRLVRERSDADVAAGEYGGDLVYFTRMCAAGAVDCLQIDATRCGGYTGWSGAAAIAAGHGLEVSAHCAPNLHAPVAAATPNLRHMEWFHDHVRIEGDLFDGAADPTGGAVRPPDAPGHGLTLRAGAAERYRVV